In the Helicobacter typhlonius genome, one interval contains:
- a CDS encoding hotdog domain-containing protein: MIEDDFNEEDVNIPLENDDLLICTEMSPSVVGELLELYSNKAVVRFSPTDRMIMDESKMIHAGFVFNAASFAAMAAINKKYSVLIAADVKFLAPIELGHEVTFKAEAIQSDTKKCEVKVEGYLLDIKIFDSLFHIAVFDKKIFKLRFRDDS, encoded by the coding sequence ATGATAGAAGATGACTTTAATGAAGAAGATGTAAATATCCCACTTGAAAATGATGATTTGCTCATCTGCACCGAGATGTCTCCTAGTGTCGTGGGAGAACTACTTGAGCTATATAGCAATAAGGCGGTGGTGCGCTTTAGTCCCACAGATCGTATGATAATGGACGAAAGCAAGATGATTCACGCAGGATTTGTGTTTAACGCCGCAAGTTTTGCCGCAATGGCTGCGATTAATAAAAAATATAGCGTGCTTATTGCCGCTGATGTGAAGTTTCTCGCCCCTATTGAGCTAGGGCACGAGGTAACATTTAAGGCAGAGGCAATTCAAAGCGATACAAAGAAGTGTGAAGTAAAGGTGGAGGGCTATTTGCTTGATATTAAAATCTTTGATTCGCTCTTTCATATTGCCGTGTTTGATAAGAAAATCTTTAAGTTGCGTTTTAGGGACGATAGCTAA
- the cmoB gene encoding tRNA 5-methoxyuridine(34)/uridine 5-oxyacetic acid(34) synthase CmoB, which yields MSDFFDYQAKKASHITKAKNIAPLLEQITHLPTIPATFHSDNGLHITALDWNLYAPHKQRIYDLALQLKPWRKGPFFLFDTHIDSEWQSVIKWQILKPHCHLGGKRVADVGCNNGYYMFEMLCLESKPQSIIGFDPSGIFKAQFDFINHFVKAPLCFELLGVEDLYSYTQAYKSPFDVIFCLGVLYHRLDPIGTLKNLYQSLASGGELILDTLIYESEDEVCLSPAQSYAKMSNVYFIPSLRALQGWCERAKFSDFEILGFKPTTTQEQRQTMWIDSKSLGDFLNPSTNLTIEGYAPPLRGYFKLKKH from the coding sequence GTGAGCGATTTTTTTGACTATCAGGCAAAAAAAGCTTCGCATATCACCAAAGCAAAAAATATTGCACCGCTTTTGGAGCAAATCACGCATTTGCCTACAATCCCCGCGACTTTTCATAGTGATAATGGTTTGCATATTACTGCGCTTGATTGGAATCTTTACGCGCCACATAAGCAGCGCATTTATGATTTGGCTTTGCAGCTTAAGCCTTGGCGCAAAGGACCTTTTTTTTTATTTGACACACATATTGATAGTGAATGGCAGAGCGTTATCAAGTGGCAGATTCTAAAGCCGCATTGTCATCTAGGTGGCAAACGCGTGGCTGATGTGGGTTGTAACAATGGCTATTATATGTTTGAAATGCTGTGTTTAGAATCTAAACCCCAAAGCATTATAGGCTTTGACCCTAGCGGTATTTTTAAGGCACAATTTGATTTTATCAATCACTTTGTGAAAGCACCGCTGTGCTTTGAACTGCTTGGCGTGGAGGATTTGTATAGCTATACACAAGCATATAAAAGTCCTTTTGATGTGATTTTTTGTCTGGGTGTGCTGTATCATCGCCTTGACCCCATAGGCACATTAAAGAATCTGTATCAGTCTTTGGCAAGTGGCGGAGAGTTGATTTTAGATACACTTATTTATGAGAGTGAAGATGAAGTATGCCTCTCTCCAGCCCAAAGCTATGCTAAAATGTCAAATGTATATTTTATCCCGAGTTTAAGAGCGCTTCAAGGTTGGTGTGAAAGGGCGAAGTTTAGTGATTTTGAGATTTTAGGCTTTAAGCCCACAACTACGCAGGAGCAGCGACAAACGATGTGGATAGATTCTAAAAGTTTGGGTGATTTTCTCAATCCCAGCACAAATCTTACCATAGAGGGCTATGCGCCTCCGTTGCGTGGGTATTTTAAACTCAAAAAACACTAA
- a CDS encoding AI-2E family transporter produces the protein MRAITFFWIVFGVSAYAMYYVYAAYLMDILIALLISIATFGLYNTLSKHIKYPIVSAFISVCILVLLLVVPLFFLLKSLIASATELTLNPAAFSAFIEGSKEQILSLFNSFPEIKVKVESALMNISASSILGYVFNFSSQLGKSSLGFMIDTGFIIVFLFFYFLYGNQAYAYITELIPFENTQITLVLNEVTNTIKVVFYTSLLNIALQGFAFGVMIIFFGYDGVFFGMLYGLASIVPIVGGSLVWLPLAGYEFYLGHTQNAIIIAIYALVVCAVLIDNIIKPILIGIINKKILKTSVQINELLIFFAILAGLTSLGFWGIIIAPALTALFISLLRIYRKQTSKESLTP, from the coding sequence GTGAGAGCAATTACATTTTTTTGGATAGTTTTTGGTGTAAGTGCGTATGCGATGTATTATGTCTATGCCGCATATCTAATGGATATTCTCATCGCACTCCTCATCTCTATCGCTACATTTGGTTTATACAATACCCTATCAAAGCATATCAAATACCCCATTGTGAGTGCATTTATCAGCGTATGTATCTTGGTGCTTTTGCTCGTTGTGCCTCTCTTTTTCCTACTCAAAAGCCTCATTGCCTCCGCCACAGAGCTCACACTCAATCCCGCTGCATTTAGTGCCTTTATCGAGGGAAGCAAAGAGCAAATTCTCTCGCTTTTTAACTCTTTCCCTGAAATCAAGGTCAAAGTAGAATCCGCATTGATGAATATTTCTGCCTCATCAATCCTTGGCTATGTATTTAATTTCAGCTCACAGCTTGGTAAATCAAGCTTGGGCTTTATGATAGACACAGGCTTTATCATCGTGTTTTTGTTTTTCTATTTTCTTTATGGCAATCAAGCCTATGCTTACATCACCGAGCTCATACCCTTTGAAAACACCCAAATCACGCTCGTGCTAAATGAAGTAACAAATACCATTAAAGTTGTTTTTTATACCTCACTCCTCAATATCGCCTTACAGGGTTTTGCCTTTGGCGTGATGATTATATTTTTTGGCTATGATGGCGTCTTTTTTGGTATGCTTTATGGACTTGCCTCGATTGTGCCTATTGTCGGCGGCTCTTTGGTGTGGTTACCCCTTGCAGGATATGAATTTTACTTAGGACACACGCAAAATGCCATTATTATCGCCATTTACGCGCTCGTAGTGTGTGCGGTGCTGATTGACAATATCATCAAGCCTATCCTTATTGGCATTATCAACAAGAAGATTCTAAAAACCTCCGTGCAGATTAATGAGCTTCTCATTTTCTTTGCAATTTTGGCAGGACTCACAAGTTTAGGATTCTGGGGCATTATCATCGCTCCCGCTTTGACTGCGCTTTTCATCTCACTCCTTAGAATCTACCGCAAACAAACTTCAAAAGAATCACTTACACCCTAG